One window of Rissa tridactyla isolate bRisTri1 chromosome 12, bRisTri1.patW.cur.20221130, whole genome shotgun sequence genomic DNA carries:
- the CBFA2T2 gene encoding protein CBFA2T2 isoform X3, whose amino-acid sequence MPGSPVEVKIQSRSSPPNMPPLPPVNPGGPRPVSFTPTALPNGINHSPPTLNGAPSPPQRFSNGPSSSSSSSLTNQQLPATCGARQLSKLKRFLTTLQQFGNDISPEIGEKVRTLVLALVNSTVTIEEFHCKLQEATNFPLRPFVIPFLKANLPLLQRELLHCARAAKQTPSQYLAQHEHILLNTNTTSPADSSELLIEVNGNGKRHSPDRREDNSFEREPLPTEPPAKRVCTISPAPRHSPALTIPLMNPGGQFHPTPPPLQHYTLEDIATSHLYRDPSKMLEHREIRDRHGGLGLNGGYQDELVDHRLTEREWADEWKHLDHALNCIMEMVEKTRRSMAVLRRCQEADREELNYWKRRCSETAEPRKAGGELISRQHSPSSSDSIGSDSLREFSSRSGTGYVTEEIWKKAEEAVNEVKRQAMSEVQKAVAEAEQKAFEMIASERARMEQTIADAKRQATEDAFLVINEQEESTESCWNCGRKASETCSGCNIARYCGSFCQHKDWERHHRICGQGLHGQSKPLALPTGRAAAKSLDGVPSPALEKTSATTSRSSTPASVTAIETNGL is encoded by the exons TGCCCAACGGAATAAACCATTCCCCCCCGACGCTGAATGGGGCACCATCCCCACCCCAGCGCTTCAGCAAcggtccttcctcctcctcctcctcctcactgacGAACCAGCAGCTCCCGGCCACGTGCGGCGCCCGGCAGCTCAGCAAGCTGAAGCGTTTCCTCACTACCCTCCAGCAGTTCGGCAACGACATCTCACCGGAGATCGGGGAGAAGGTCCGGACCCTTGTCCTGGCGTTGGTG AACTCAACGGTGACAATCGAGGAATTTCACTGCAAGCTGCAAGAGGCGACGAACTTCCCCCTCCGGCCATTTGTGATCCCCTTTCTGAAG GCCAACCTCCCGCTGCTGCAGAGAGAGCTGCTGCACTGCGCCCGGGCTGCCAAGCAGACGCCCTCCCAGTACCTGGCGCAGCACGAGCACATCCTGCTGAACACAAACACCACGTCCCCTGCCGACTCCTCCGAGCTGCTGATCGAGGTGAACGGGAATGGGAAGAGGCACAGTCCGGACAG AAGGGAAGACAACAGCTTTGAGAGGGAGCCGCTGCCGACGGAGCCTCCGGCCAAGAGGGTGTGCACCATCAGCCCCgcgccccggcacagccctgccctgacCATCCCGCTGATGAACCCCGGGGGGCAGTTccaccccaccccgccgcccCTCCAGCACTACACCTTGGAAGATATCGCCACCTCCCACCTCTACAGGGATCCCAGCAAGATGTTGGAGCACAGAGAGATTCGGGACAGGCACGGTGGTCTTG GTTTGAATGGAGGATACCAGGACGAGCTGGTGGACCACCGCTTAACGGAGAGAGAGTGGGCTGACGAGTGGAAGCATCTTGATCAC GCGCTGAACTGCATCATGGAGATGGTGGAGAAGACCCGGCGCTCGATGGCGGTGCTGCGGCGCTGCCAGGAGGCCGATCGGGAAGAGCTCAACTACTGGAAGAGGCGATGCAGCGAGACGGCAGAGCCGCGGAAGGCGGGCGGCGAGCTCATCTCccggcagcacagccccagcagctccgaCTCCATCGGCAGCG ATTCGTTGCGGGAGTTCAGCAGCAGGTCAGGAACGGGCTACGTCACCGAAGAGATATGGAAAAAAGCTG aagaagCCGTGAACGAGGTGAAGCGCCAGGCCATGTCGGAGGTGCAGAAGGCGGTGGCGGAGGCCGAGCAGAAGGCGTTTGAGATGATTGCCTCCGAGAGGGCTCGGATGGAGCAGACCATCGCGGATGCCAAGCGCCAGGCCACCGAGGATGCCTTCTTAGTGATAAACGAACAGGAGGAGTCCACAGAG AGCTGCTGGAACTGCGGTCGCAAAGCCAGCGAGACCTGCAGCGGCTGCAACATCGCCCGGTACTGCGGCTCCTTCTGCCAGCACAAGGACTGGGAGAGGCACCACCGGATCTGCGGCCAAGGCCTGCACGGCCAGAGCAagccgctggctctgcccacGGGCCGAGCGGCCGCCAAGAGCCTGGATGGCGTCCCCAGCCCGGCCCTGGAGAAGACCTCGGCGACCACCTCCCGGTCCTCCACCCCGGCATCCGTGACAGCAATAGAAACGAACGGACTCTGA
- the CBFA2T2 gene encoding protein CBFA2T2 isoform X2 produces MVGIPGGCQFAGEKRVPVMPGSPVEVKIQSRSSPPNMPPLPPVNPGGPRPVSFTPTALPNGINHSPPTLNGAPSPPQRFSNGPSSSSSSSLTNQQLPATCGARQLSKLKRFLTTLQQFGNDISPEIGEKVRTLVLALVNSTVTIEEFHCKLQEATNFPLRPFVIPFLKANLPLLQRELLHCARAAKQTPSQYLAQHEHILLNTNTTSPADSSELLIEVNGNGKRHSPDRREDNSFEREPLPTEPPAKRVCTISPAPRHSPALTIPLMNPGGQFHPTPPPLQHYTLEDIATSHLYRDPSKMLEHREIRDRHGGLGLNGGYQDELVDHRLTEREWADEWKHLDHALNCIMEMVEKTRRSMAVLRRCQEADREELNYWKRRCSETAEPRKAGGELISRQHSPSSSDSIGSDSLREFSSRSGTGYVTEEIWKKAEAVNEVKRQAMSEVQKAVAEAEQKAFEMIASERARMEQTIADAKRQATEDAFLVINEQEESTESCWNCGRKASETCSGCNIARYCGSFCQHKDWERHHRICGQGLHGQSKPLALPTGRAAAKSLDGVPSPALEKTSATTSRSSTPASVTAIETNGL; encoded by the exons TGCCCAACGGAATAAACCATTCCCCCCCGACGCTGAATGGGGCACCATCCCCACCCCAGCGCTTCAGCAAcggtccttcctcctcctcctcctcctcactgacGAACCAGCAGCTCCCGGCCACGTGCGGCGCCCGGCAGCTCAGCAAGCTGAAGCGTTTCCTCACTACCCTCCAGCAGTTCGGCAACGACATCTCACCGGAGATCGGGGAGAAGGTCCGGACCCTTGTCCTGGCGTTGGTG AACTCAACGGTGACAATCGAGGAATTTCACTGCAAGCTGCAAGAGGCGACGAACTTCCCCCTCCGGCCATTTGTGATCCCCTTTCTGAAG GCCAACCTCCCGCTGCTGCAGAGAGAGCTGCTGCACTGCGCCCGGGCTGCCAAGCAGACGCCCTCCCAGTACCTGGCGCAGCACGAGCACATCCTGCTGAACACAAACACCACGTCCCCTGCCGACTCCTCCGAGCTGCTGATCGAGGTGAACGGGAATGGGAAGAGGCACAGTCCGGACAG AAGGGAAGACAACAGCTTTGAGAGGGAGCCGCTGCCGACGGAGCCTCCGGCCAAGAGGGTGTGCACCATCAGCCCCgcgccccggcacagccctgccctgacCATCCCGCTGATGAACCCCGGGGGGCAGTTccaccccaccccgccgcccCTCCAGCACTACACCTTGGAAGATATCGCCACCTCCCACCTCTACAGGGATCCCAGCAAGATGTTGGAGCACAGAGAGATTCGGGACAGGCACGGTGGTCTTG GTTTGAATGGAGGATACCAGGACGAGCTGGTGGACCACCGCTTAACGGAGAGAGAGTGGGCTGACGAGTGGAAGCATCTTGATCAC GCGCTGAACTGCATCATGGAGATGGTGGAGAAGACCCGGCGCTCGATGGCGGTGCTGCGGCGCTGCCAGGAGGCCGATCGGGAAGAGCTCAACTACTGGAAGAGGCGATGCAGCGAGACGGCAGAGCCGCGGAAGGCGGGCGGCGAGCTCATCTCccggcagcacagccccagcagctccgaCTCCATCGGCAGCG ATTCGTTGCGGGAGTTCAGCAGCAGGTCAGGAACGGGCTACGTCACCGAAGAGATATGGAAAAAAGCTG aagCCGTGAACGAGGTGAAGCGCCAGGCCATGTCGGAGGTGCAGAAGGCGGTGGCGGAGGCCGAGCAGAAGGCGTTTGAGATGATTGCCTCCGAGAGGGCTCGGATGGAGCAGACCATCGCGGATGCCAAGCGCCAGGCCACCGAGGATGCCTTCTTAGTGATAAACGAACAGGAGGAGTCCACAGAG AGCTGCTGGAACTGCGGTCGCAAAGCCAGCGAGACCTGCAGCGGCTGCAACATCGCCCGGTACTGCGGCTCCTTCTGCCAGCACAAGGACTGGGAGAGGCACCACCGGATCTGCGGCCAAGGCCTGCACGGCCAGAGCAagccgctggctctgcccacGGGCCGAGCGGCCGCCAAGAGCCTGGATGGCGTCCCCAGCCCGGCCCTGGAGAAGACCTCGGCGACCACCTCCCGGTCCTCCACCCCGGCATCCGTGACAGCAATAGAAACGAACGGACTCTGA
- the CBFA2T2 gene encoding protein CBFA2T2 isoform X1, whose amino-acid sequence MVGIPGGCQFAGEKRVPVMPGSPVEVKIQSRSSPPNMPPLPPVNPGGPRPVSFTPTALPNGINHSPPTLNGAPSPPQRFSNGPSSSSSSSLTNQQLPATCGARQLSKLKRFLTTLQQFGNDISPEIGEKVRTLVLALVNSTVTIEEFHCKLQEATNFPLRPFVIPFLKANLPLLQRELLHCARAAKQTPSQYLAQHEHILLNTNTTSPADSSELLIEVNGNGKRHSPDRREDNSFEREPLPTEPPAKRVCTISPAPRHSPALTIPLMNPGGQFHPTPPPLQHYTLEDIATSHLYRDPSKMLEHREIRDRHGGLGLNGGYQDELVDHRLTEREWADEWKHLDHALNCIMEMVEKTRRSMAVLRRCQEADREELNYWKRRCSETAEPRKAGGELISRQHSPSSSDSIGSDSLREFSSRSGTGYVTEEIWKKAEEAVNEVKRQAMSEVQKAVAEAEQKAFEMIASERARMEQTIADAKRQATEDAFLVINEQEESTESCWNCGRKASETCSGCNIARYCGSFCQHKDWERHHRICGQGLHGQSKPLALPTGRAAAKSLDGVPSPALEKTSATTSRSSTPASVTAIETNGL is encoded by the exons TGCCCAACGGAATAAACCATTCCCCCCCGACGCTGAATGGGGCACCATCCCCACCCCAGCGCTTCAGCAAcggtccttcctcctcctcctcctcctcactgacGAACCAGCAGCTCCCGGCCACGTGCGGCGCCCGGCAGCTCAGCAAGCTGAAGCGTTTCCTCACTACCCTCCAGCAGTTCGGCAACGACATCTCACCGGAGATCGGGGAGAAGGTCCGGACCCTTGTCCTGGCGTTGGTG AACTCAACGGTGACAATCGAGGAATTTCACTGCAAGCTGCAAGAGGCGACGAACTTCCCCCTCCGGCCATTTGTGATCCCCTTTCTGAAG GCCAACCTCCCGCTGCTGCAGAGAGAGCTGCTGCACTGCGCCCGGGCTGCCAAGCAGACGCCCTCCCAGTACCTGGCGCAGCACGAGCACATCCTGCTGAACACAAACACCACGTCCCCTGCCGACTCCTCCGAGCTGCTGATCGAGGTGAACGGGAATGGGAAGAGGCACAGTCCGGACAG AAGGGAAGACAACAGCTTTGAGAGGGAGCCGCTGCCGACGGAGCCTCCGGCCAAGAGGGTGTGCACCATCAGCCCCgcgccccggcacagccctgccctgacCATCCCGCTGATGAACCCCGGGGGGCAGTTccaccccaccccgccgcccCTCCAGCACTACACCTTGGAAGATATCGCCACCTCCCACCTCTACAGGGATCCCAGCAAGATGTTGGAGCACAGAGAGATTCGGGACAGGCACGGTGGTCTTG GTTTGAATGGAGGATACCAGGACGAGCTGGTGGACCACCGCTTAACGGAGAGAGAGTGGGCTGACGAGTGGAAGCATCTTGATCAC GCGCTGAACTGCATCATGGAGATGGTGGAGAAGACCCGGCGCTCGATGGCGGTGCTGCGGCGCTGCCAGGAGGCCGATCGGGAAGAGCTCAACTACTGGAAGAGGCGATGCAGCGAGACGGCAGAGCCGCGGAAGGCGGGCGGCGAGCTCATCTCccggcagcacagccccagcagctccgaCTCCATCGGCAGCG ATTCGTTGCGGGAGTTCAGCAGCAGGTCAGGAACGGGCTACGTCACCGAAGAGATATGGAAAAAAGCTG aagaagCCGTGAACGAGGTGAAGCGCCAGGCCATGTCGGAGGTGCAGAAGGCGGTGGCGGAGGCCGAGCAGAAGGCGTTTGAGATGATTGCCTCCGAGAGGGCTCGGATGGAGCAGACCATCGCGGATGCCAAGCGCCAGGCCACCGAGGATGCCTTCTTAGTGATAAACGAACAGGAGGAGTCCACAGAG AGCTGCTGGAACTGCGGTCGCAAAGCCAGCGAGACCTGCAGCGGCTGCAACATCGCCCGGTACTGCGGCTCCTTCTGCCAGCACAAGGACTGGGAGAGGCACCACCGGATCTGCGGCCAAGGCCTGCACGGCCAGAGCAagccgctggctctgcccacGGGCCGAGCGGCCGCCAAGAGCCTGGATGGCGTCCCCAGCCCGGCCCTGGAGAAGACCTCGGCGACCACCTCCCGGTCCTCCACCCCGGCATCCGTGACAGCAATAGAAACGAACGGACTCTGA